In Loxodonta africana isolate mLoxAfr1 unplaced genomic scaffold, mLoxAfr1.hap2 scaffold_29, whole genome shotgun sequence, the genomic stretch CTCCCTAACTTGCCAGGGTTTTGCCTAGTTAAAATAGGGTATATGTTCAAATGTTGAGGGAGAGCTTAATTATTAAAATAGCGTGAACAATAATGGATGTTTAAAATGTATCTACCCAGTCCCTTTTGTTATTGGGAAGAATACGCTCACGACAAATACTCTGTGTCGGGGCTACTTGTAGTACATGTAAAGTAGGCACTCCTGGGGCTGAGTCCAGGCAAAGCTATAAAGTTGAGACAGATCACTGATGTGTTTTAGCTTCAGCCTCATGTCTATATCCTGGGAACAGTCATTTTGTGTGTTACTATTCTCATTGCCAAGTTTATCTCATCATAAAAGAGGGCTTGCTTCGTATTGGTTAAGAAAATATATAATTTGcagtgtagaatttttttttaatggaattattGTTGGTGAATATAAGACAGATGTGCTTTCTTgaaactatatatgtatatatgtgtgtgtatacacacatatgcatatgcataagaaagaaattactttaatttttaccacttataaaattttaattaattaaatttaattaataataaaagtTAAGCACAACAATCAATAGAAACCCCATAAAATATTCAGGAGTCAGTGTACCATTGATGGAGGTTTTGATGACAGAGACTACACGAGCATCTCAGGGATGAGGTTATGTGTAGAAATCTGAACTATTAAGTGAAAAGTTGGGCTAGATACATTTTAAGGTATATTTCAACTCAAAAATTCTGTAAGTATTTAATTCCATGCTATGCCTAGACAAGGTggaaaatttaaaagtaaataattctaaaatttttaaaGGTTCTTTGTGCTTTTATTGTACCACCCTGGATTCtggtttctttaattttcttttatgccCTATATGTATAGGTTAGTTTCATATTAATAATACTAACAAAGACTAGCATTTAAAtagttatatgtatatgtaatatatatagtAACATATAATAAAGAGTAATatattaaaaacccactgccgtcgagtcaattccaactcatagtgaccttataggacagagtagaactgccccatagagcttccaaggagcgcatggtggattcgaactgcctacctcttggttagcagctgtagcacttaaccactacaccaccagtacttccaaagttttatatatagagagagagagagagagagccctgtcGTTgtagtggaaactttggtggtcTAATGGTTGACCTTAgaaactctccttggaaactctatgggcagttctactctgtcctgtaggttcagtatgagttggactctatttgatggcaaagggtttggttttggatttcgttggtgtagtggttgagagatCAGCTgcaaaaccctaaggggcagttctactctgtcctatattgtcactatgaatctgagtcaacttaatggcaacaggttttcttcatttatatattttttacaccAGTGTTTTTCACACTTTAGCATGCAACAAAATCACCTGGAGCCCTGATTTCACCCCAGATTATGAGTCCCATCTCAGAGTTTTTATTTAGGAGGTTGGCAGTAGGGCTGAAGAATTTGCACTCCTAATAAGTTCCCAAATGATTCTGATGTTGCTGATTTGGGGGCCATACTTTGAGACTCACTGTTTCATATCACTCCCCACAGAACCACGTGAAAcctctttcctctctctgcttcttcctaGTTAACTTGTGTTTTTTCTCCAACAGGAATCATGTTATCCAAAGGAAATCAAAGTATCAGACCCACGTTTATACTGTTGGGTTTTTCAGAATACCCAGGACTCCAGGTTCCACTCTTCCTGACTTTCTTGTCCACCTACACAGTCACCGTGGTGGGGAATCTAGGCATGATAATAATTATCAGGATCAATCCAAAACTCCACACGattatgtactttttcctcagtcaCTTACTTGTCTTTTGTGGATTTCTGTTATTCCACTGTAGTTACACCCAAACTGCTGGAGAACTTGATTGTGGAAGGCAGAACTATCTCTTTCTCTGGTTGCATCATGCAGTTTTGTCTTGCTTGCATATTTGGAGTGACAGAAACATTCATGTTAACGGCGATGGCTTATGACCGTTTTGTGGGAGTTTGTAACCCCTTGCTGTATACTACTACTATGTCATAGAAGCTTTGTGGTCTGCTGGTGGCTGGATCCTACACATGGGGTGTAGTGTGCTCTCTGACACTCACGTACTTTCTTCTCACAATAACTTATCGTGAGTCTAgcattataaataattttatctgtGACCACTCTGTAATTGTTTCCGTCTCCTGCTTGGACTCCTACATCAGTGAGATGCTGTGTTTTATTGTCACCATAATCAATGAGGTAAGCAGCCTGATGATCCTCTTTACTTCTTATGTATTCGTTTTTATCACTGTCATGAAGATGCCTTCTACAAGTGGACGCCATAAAACCTTCTctacctgtgcctcccacctgacCGCCATCACCATCTTCCATGGGACCATCCTTTTCCTCTACTGTATCCCTAACCCCTAAACTTCCTGGCTCATAATTAAAGTGGATTCTGTGTTTTATACTGTAGTGATTCCCACATTGAATCCGTTAATCTACAGCCTTAGGAACAAGGATGTGACGGACACATTCAGAAAATTAGTTAAAACAAAACTCCTTTTTCAATCACCATGATATTGTTAGGTTCAGTATTTTATATTCCAAAAATAATTTGATTCATTATGCTAAAGATTGTTCAACTCGCATAGTATAATTTATTATTCAGATTATTTTACCCAGTAGCCTGTGAGTTAATACATCTACAGTAGTAGCATATGTATGATTTTATGATGCCTGATGTTTCCATACATCAATGTTTAGTGAAATAGCTCTAAAGCACATgtaaaccaaaaattaaaaaaattaaataaaattctcAACTTGTTGCAATAtatgtgaattattttaaaatactttaccATATATGGTGtaattttttatgtgtgttcCCAAAGTAAATCAAATTCCTAGTTTATCAAATATGCACAAATCCAGGATATTCCCCTAGAATTCTAAACAGAAATTCTGTCCTCTagaggtggctttaacaagtgCTTCAGCTTATGGTGTCTTGTACACAAGGCAACCTTTTGATAGTTATTACACTGAATAGCAGAATTCatctttattaaataaaaaatatggccTGCTCACTAGGAAACCCAATTTAATTGAAGTATTGTTTTACCAGCCTAATagtcattttatcatttttttctaaagaaaGTATTTGAATAATTAAAAGAATAGGCTAATGGAGTAAGGAGATAcctatagatcaatggaatagaatagtgTCCAAATATActcatacattttttctcatttaaatttcAACGAAGAAAGGAtactttttcaacaaaataatttGGGAACAATGAGATACTCCTATTGAAAAATTAACCTTAGGtcttacctcataccatacacaaatatTAATTTGAATTGAAAGTTAAAActtaacagaaatttaaaaatggcAGAAATATAGGAAAATTTTTGAACACTTGGCATAAGGGCTTTTTTACATAGAAcaaaaagaatgaattaaaaattgataaaatgaATTTTATCAACATGAAAAATGACTGCTCTtcaaagacaccattaagaaaaaggaaaggtcagccacaaactgtgagaaaatacttgcaatatATACGCCTGACAATTGATGTATATGTAGAACATATACAGAAGTTATCCAACCAGCCGATGAGCACTTGAAAAGCTACTcggcatcattagtcatcagtgCAACGTGTATTAAATCTAAAATGAGACACCACTACTTACCCAATGGAATGGCTAaagttaaaaagatagaaatgtcAAATATTCCTGTGAACACGGATGAGGTGGAATATTCATGTACTTCAAATGGAAATGTAGCAGGTAAAATATACTTGAAAAACAGTTTAGTGGTATCTTATGAACTTACACAGGAACTTTATATAAAATTGAGCAGTTTCTTCCCTAAGTgcttatttacccaagagaaatgaaatcaaatATTTTAACTTAGGAGAAAATGGTTCTTGTTAATGTatgcaactatatatatatatataaaaaaaactacatagtggaggaaaaaaaatacagtggtgtgtgtttgtgggtgggtgtgtgtgtgttccttttaTGAATACTTCTTGCTCTTTTCTTAAGTGATATTTCAACAAGAGGTACATTTTTTTTCATGATGAGTTATCAAGCATAaacaggagaaggcaggaaggatagGACAACCTGTTGTCATTTTAATCCAGGGAAAATGAAATATAGTGactggacggcacacaacaacaatgccttcaaaaccaaaaaaacaaaccccgctgccctagagtcaattcgaactcatagcgaccctgcaggacagagtagaactgccccgtagcgtttccaaggagcacctggtggattcaaactgctgacctcttggttagcagccgtagtacttaaccactattgcaccagggtttccacacacataaataaaatatatgtctATAATAGGTAAATCTGCACCTCTTTCGTGCCTTTGCTGACCTTGATCTTctcataattcaaattcatctaAGCTAAGAAGTTTTGGGAACTGGACTGATGAGGTATAATTCCCCTCTGATATAAGTGTCTTGTTGAGATCAAAGGTGGAGTTGTTTGTCTAAAAAGGGATGGCTTTTCAACTGCAATTACTTCTGATATAGGACAGAACATCTCTATAACTCAATGTTTGGATCAGGACAAGAAAAACAATTCTTGCTTTTAAACAGGCAGAATTTAGAACAGCAATTGCTCATAAAAGTATTACAAGGTCCACTGGAGTAAAAAAGATGcctgaaaagaagagaaaaaaaaaaaaatcagatagttCATTTTTGTGGTGATACCAGTTTCTTATGACCCACTTTTTCTTCTGACCCTAACCACTCAGAGTTAGGTCAGATCTCAAAGATAAAGAGCACAATCGTCCAGAGTCCATGTCTCCTCAAGACCTCAGATATCAGCTGCAAGCTAGGGGGTCTGCAGGCCCCTCACATCTGACCTGTTAACTCCCACAGCTCCCTGAGGTTTGAGAATTTGCTAAAAtgacacacagaaatcaattcCAATTTCATTATGGCAAAAAAGGATCAAAATGAAGAGACATATAAGGAAAGATCTGGACATGtcattgactgctaacctaagggatggcagtttaaacccacctagcagctcctggaaggaaggcctggcaaactgcttccataaacatcacAGTCAACAAAACCATGTGGAGTAGTTTTACTCCGTaagacatggagttgccatgagttagagtcaaatGGACGGTTTTTTGAGGGGAGGTTCAAAACTCAGCTTGTCTACATGGTCACTGTGGTGGGGAACCTGGGCATGATTGTGATCATCAGGATCAACCCCAAACGCCACACCCCCATGTTCTTTTTCCTCAGTCACTTGTCTTTTGTTGATTTCTGCTACTCCACTATAGTTACACCCAAACTATTAGAAAACTTGGTTGTGGGAGACAGAACCATCTCCTTCACAGAGTGCATCACGCAGTTCTTCTTGGCTTGTATATTTGCAGTTGCAGAAACATTCATGTtggcagtgatggcctatgaccgtttTGTGGCAGTTTGTAACCCCCTGCTTTACACCGTCGTCATGTCCCAAAAGCTCTGGGCATCATTAGTCGGTGGGCCCTGTGCATGGGGTATAGTTGCTTCCCTGACACTCACTTATTTTCTCCTGACATTATCCTTTTGTGGCTCTACCATCATAAATAACTTTGTCTGTGAGCACTCGGTTATTGTTTCTGTCTCCTGCTCTGATCCCTGTATCATCCAGGtgctttgttttctctttgccaTATTCAATGAGGTCAGCAACCTGGTGATTATCTTCGCtacacttttcatttctgtaactgTCATAAAAATGCCTTTCAATGGGGGGCGCCAAAAAATCTTCTCCACCTATGCCTCCCACTTGACCGCCATCGCCATTTTCCATGAGACTGTCCTGTTCCTCTATTGTGTACCCCACTCCAAAACCTCATGGCTCATAGTCAAAGTAGAATCTGTGTTTTATACAGTGGTCATCCCCATGCCGAACCCCCTGATCTACAAACAAAGATGTGAAGGAGACTGTCAGAAAGTTCATGAGCCACCTAACACAATCTTGaagatttatgtatttttctggAAAGAGTTTGCTTTATGATGTTAAAAATCATTCAATGTTTCTAGAAGAGATGGTAATTCAAATTATTTAGTCAATTTAcccatctaattttttaaatctattgcAGCATACCAGTTATCTAATAATTTGATTTTTAGTCATTTCAATCTTTACTAAAATAGGTTTGAATCATACGTGAAGTGAATCAAGCATAGTGGATTGAATAGCATCTCCCCCCAAAATACTCATACCCACCTAGAACTTCAGAATATAACCTTTTTGGAGACAGATTCTTTGCAGATGTAGTTAAGgattaacataaattcatattttcttaacactaaaacccattgcctcagAATTAATTTCCACTCaaagagaccttataggacagagtagagctaccccataggaattccaaggctgtaatctttatggaagctgactgccacatctttttcctgtggagcagctggtgggtttgaactgccacctttaggttagcagccaaattcttaaccactgtgccaccaggactcctacatACTCTCTTAGGGCAGGCTATGAATCCAGTAAGTCTCATTATGACAACCAGACAAGGACACAGAGTCACACAGAGAAGAAAGCCATGTAGAGATGAAGGCAGGACTTGGAGTTACGCTACTACAAGCCCAGGAATACAAGGACCGATGGGAAGCTGGAAGAGTCAAGGAAGGATTTCCTTCTAGGGTCTTTAGAGGGACCATGTCCCTGCCATTACCTTCATTTCAAAcatttggcctccagaactgtaagcaaataaatttctggtcttttaagccaccaagtttgtggtaatttcttgTGGTAGCCCTAAGAATCTAATATTTAGCAAGTAAACATTCAATCATAAAACTCAAATTGTTTGACACACATATTAGCATGGtacatgattaaaaaacaaacagcaacaacaacagcagcaaaattcTTCAATCCTCTTTAAACAATGTGCATGTCAAAGTTACagaaaattctgaaaaattaTAGCTGACTaggattttggagccctggtgacacagtggttaagagctacagctgctaacctaaaggtcagcagtttgcatccaccaactgctccttggagaccctacagggcagttttactctgtcctatagggctgctgagtcagaatcaacttgacaccaagggtttggtttggtttatggaggAGTATGCATGTAGGAGAATTACCACTAAGAGCCTGGAGGCACTATCTCTAAACTCCAACcaagttctttatttctttccttaAGGCCTCATATATGTTTGTTATGGTACAGGAAGTGATGGTAAACATGATACCACCAAGGGTGAAGAAAAAATGTTGATTTCTATGTGAAGGTCCTGATGGGTAACCAAGGtaacaaaagtgaaaaaaaagtcATAGTTAAGAATCTCACAAATCTCAGCCTGTTACGTCAAACACTCTCCTTCCTCATGCCAATAGCCTCTTAGTAACAACATTTTAGAGAAAATAATCTGCGGCTAAACAACAAGGGATCTTACGTTGATATCAATCTTCCGTGTATCATACCAAGGAGCACATAGAAAGAGACAGAAGAGCAGAAAACGGACAGGtagaagcaaacataaaatgatcAGCATGATAGACGCTAAAAAATGTGTTGaattaatggatgaatgagtTCAATCTACTATTCTATTCTCATTTCTAGCATCCTGTTAAGTATACAgaagacaggggaaaaaaaaaaatactggatcTTACCATCTTACCAACATGATTTTAGCACTTAGCAGtggtttttacactttaaagTTCCTATGTGTCACCCAAGTTCCTTCTTAAATGTGGATACTGTTGagtcccattcctaggaattctGATCTCAGAAGTTTTGGGGGCCTAGAAGACTAGAATCCTAGGCAATTTTATTACAGATGTGGTAAGAACCTTTGATGTGAGAAATCCTGCTTTAGcttaaaaaacaaccaaaacccagtgccgtcgagtcttaATTCCATAGGACATTTAGTAATGTGCAAATAAAGGCTGGTAGTCAACTTCGTGCTACAACTTTTCTGTGTGATTACAAGGAAATTCCAGTCTTTGACGATGGTACAAAGAACCTGGCTCTTGTCTTAGTTAATTGGCTTGAGGCATAGTTGCTAGTGATTCCCCAGAGTTGGAGTCCCAAGGGCTGTAGAGGTAGATGTAATCGCTGTGGTGCTCCCGAAATACTCAGCTTACAGTGGTGGCCTGTTTCTCTGCAGCAGGTGAGTtgcctcaggttttttttttttttttttaatgaaatagtgAAAATATTATTTCCCTGATATGATAATAGgacgtcctttgattttttttccaatgttAAGTCACTAAAACTGTTAAGTCTATGCCCAATCATATTAAGGAAAGAACTTAATAATCATGGACATATTTGGCTTTATTATCCATTGACAGGAATTTCACAAAGAATAGAATAAATTTTTTACTTGAAAATGGATATTTTCCCATATCCTCTTTATATGCACCTTAAATTGGTATATAAACTTTTTATAAGAAAGAATTGACTAAGCAAGCTGCAATTCATATGCAAACATAACTTTCTGGTTAGTCCTGTTGTAACTCTAATTTGATAAATCTCGGAACctctaaaatatatacatatacacatgtacacatgtgtgcatatgtgcgtgtatgcatgtgtgtattatGAATGCATATGCATACTTACacatctatgtgtctgttgtcatcaagtggatTGCAACTCTTAGCGACCATATGGTAGAGAGCAGAactccccatatggtttccaaggttgtaaatccttatggaagctgactacaacacctttctccctccagaagctgggggtttgaactgccagcctttcagctttaaccactactccacccaaaccaaaaccaaacccgttcacATCAAGTTGGTTTGGACTAATattgacccaataggacagagtagaactgtcccataggtttctaaggagtagctacTGGGTTtgtactgctgatctttttggttagcagccaaactcctaaccacta encodes the following:
- the LOC135229410 gene encoding olfactory receptor 5D13-like, whose amino-acid sequence is MVTVVGNLGMIVIIRINPKRHTPMFFFLSHLSFVDFCYSTIVTPKLLENLVVGDRTISFTECITQFFLACIFAVAETFMLAVMAYDRFVAVCNPLLYTVVMSQKLWASLVGGPCAWGIVASLTLTYFLLTLSFCGSTIINNFVCEHSVIVSVSCSDPCIIQVLCFLFAIFNEVSNLVIIFATLFISVTVIKMPFNGGRQKIFSTYASHLTAIAIFHETVLFLYCVPHSKTSWLIVKVESVFYTVVIPMPNPLIYKQRCEGDCQKVHEPPNTILKIYVFFWKEFAL